The genomic stretch TGAACGACGATTTCGCCACCGACGTGGAAGGGGACCAGCTGGTGATGAAACCGGGTACTACCCTTACCACCGACAGCATTGACCGTATTCTCAAGTGGTGCTATGCTCACGAAGACAACATGCCCAAGCACGATGTGTTGGGCGGTATCGTTAAGGGTCACAGCGGACACCCTGGCGCTCCCGGCGCCAAGGCGAAGCCACAGGTGGCCGACTACGCTCCACCTTCTCCGGTGCTGAACGTGAAGGCCGAAGCCGACGACGCTGGCGCCACCCTCACCTGGAAGGGTGCTCCCGAATTCACGAAGCTGGTGGTGGAAAAGAAGAACGGCACCAAGTGGGACGCCGTGGGCGAGCCCGGCGTGAAGGACAAGAGTTTCCTCGACGCAAACGGCAAGGTGGGTGATGTGTATCGCATGATTGCCACTTCCGGCGAACGCACGGCGAAACCTTCCAAGGAAGCTACCGCTACTCAGAAGCCCGCGCCGGTAGAGGAGGCTAAGTAATTATGGCTGAATGTGTAAAAGTTTGTACAGCGAACTTCGGCAAGGGCGCCCAGGACATCGAAGTCTATAAGAAGCTGGGCGGCTACGCCAATATTTCCGAAAAGCTCTTCAACATGAGCCAGTTCGAACTCATCGACTACGTGCAGCGCTCTAACCTGCGCGGCCGTGGCGGTGCAGGGTTCCCCACGGGCATGAAGTGGAGTTTTGTTCCCCGCAATTCCGGCAAGCCCGTGTATATCGTGGTGAACGCCGACGAAGGCGAAGGCGGAACTTTCAAGGATCATTTCTTGATGCTGGAAGACCCCCACCGTCTTATCGAAGGCCTGATTATCGCCGGTTGGGCACTGGGCAGCCGCGCGGCCTACATCTACTGCCGTGGCGAATTTTTGCCCTGCATCGAAAGCATCAACAAGGCCTTGAACCAGGCATACGCTGCCGGTTACCTGGGTGAAAACATTATGGGCACCAAGTTCTGCTTTGACATCTTTGTCCATCGCGGAGCGGGCGCCTACATCTGCGGTGAAGAAACCGCCCTTATCAATTCTCTCGAAGGCCAGAAGGGTCAGCCCCGTCTTAAGCCGCCTTTCCCGGCGGTAAGCGGCGCCTGGAAGAGCCCCACCTGCGTGAACAACGTGGAGACCATCATGGCCCTTCCGTGGATCCTGAGCCATGAACCCGAAGAATACGCCAAGATGGGAACTCCCCGTGCTGGCGGTACCAAGGTGTTCTGCATCTCTGGCGACGTGAAGAATCCGGGCGTGTACGAGGCTCCTCTCGGCACTCCCATGATGACCATGATTAACGACTACGCCGGTGGCGTTGTGGGCGGAAAGCTCAAGGCCGTGCTGCCGGGCGGATCCTCTTGCGCTCCCTTGACTGCCGAAGAAGCGGCCGTGGCCACCATGGATTATGAATGCCTCGCCTCCATGAAGACCATGTTCGGTTCTGGCGCCATGATCGTGATTAACGATACCCACAACATGGTGGACCTGCTGAACTGCCTCGGCAACTTCTACAGCCACGAATCCTGTGGCCAGTGCACGCCTTGCCGCGAAGGTACGGGTCTTCTGCACCGCATGTTGAACCTGATTGTTGAAGGCAAGGGTCACGACGGCGACGTGGAACTGATGCAGAGCCTCTGCGGCGGTTTCGGCGGCGTGACCATTTGTCCTCTTTCCATTTCGCTGGGTGGCCCTGTAAGTTCTTATACGGCCAAGTTCCGTGCGGACTTTGACGAATACATCGCAAAGAACCCGGACCACGCCAAGCCCCGTGTTCAAGAAACCTATCGTCCTGGAATTTTCTGGTAATATTATGAGTAACTACTACAACATGCCGAAACTCCCGACCGAGAACAGCCCGAAGGTGGAAATCTTCGTGGACGACAAGCCGGTGATGGTTCCTGGCGATACGAATCTTCTCGAAGCCCTCAAGGCCGTGGGTATCGAAACGCCCCACGTATGTTACCACCCGTTCCTCCCGGTGTCGGGCAACTGCCGCCAGTGCCTGGTGGAGCAAGAAGGCCCCCGCGGTCGTATGCTGGTGATTGCCTGCTACACGCCGGTGGCTCCGGGTATGAAAATCTATACGCCGGCCTCCAGCGCCCGCGTGAAAAACGCCCGCAAGGCCACTCAGGAGTTCATGCTGGTGAACCACCCGCTGGATTGCCCCATCTGCGACAAGGCCGGCGAGTGCACCCTGCAAGAAAACTATATGGAAGCGGGTCAGAACGAATCCCGCATGCGTCCCGAATACGGCAAGAACTACCACGGCAATCCGGCGCACCAGTTCATTGACGCCAAGGGCCAGCTCCGGGGTGGCAAGCATGTGGACTTGGGCCCCCGCGTTTTGCTGGACGAAGAACGTTGCGTGCAGTGCGACCGCTGCGTGCGCTTTATGCGTAGCATCGCCGGTTCCGAACAGCTCCAGCTGGCGGGCCGTGCCGACCACACCTACATCACTACGTTCCCGGGCGAAAAGCTGGACCACGAATACGACCTGTGCGTCACCGACGTTTGCCCGGTGGGCGCCATGACGGCCAAGTACTTCCGCTTCCAGAAGCGCGTCTGGCTCCTTTCCCACACGCCCACGGTTTCCATGGACGATTCCCTGGGGGCAAACATCTGGCTGGACCATGCCGACGGTCGCATCTATCGCGTGATGCCCCGCTGCAATCCGGAAGTGAACCGCAGCTGGCTTTCTAACACCAGCCGTCTCGCGTTCCAGAATTTTGACAAGAACCGCCTTCCGTTCATGGGATTCCATGTAATCCAGAACCTGGTTTCCGGAGTCAAGGCGGAAGGGGGCAAGATTGCCCTTGCCGCTGGCGGCACCTGCACCATCGAGGACCTTGCGGCCCTCCGCATGCTGAAGGATTCCCTTGGCGACAGCGCCGAGCTGTTCGGCGGTACGTTCAAGAAGGTGGGTTCTCCCGACGGCATCGCCATGAGCGGTGACCCCATGGCCAACCGCGCAGGCTTCAAGCTCATGGGCGTCCCCGAAAACAACCTCGCAGACCTCACGAAGCGTGCCGGCGAATTCAAGCTGCTCCTGACCGTGAACCTGGATATCTTCGGCGAAGATGCATCCCAGGCTTCCGCCCTCGAAAAGATCCAGAACCGCGTGGTGCTTTCGGCTTTCAACGACGAGACCGCCGCTCACGGCACCCTCTCTTGCGGTGTGCGCCACTGGAGCGAAGTCCAGGGCACTATGGTGAACAGCCTGAACATTCTGCAAAAGCTGAATGCCTGCCCGGTATGCCCCGACGAGAAGATCCGCCCGGCCTACGAAATCCTTTCGGAACTGGCCGGATGCAAGTTCGAGTCCGCGGCAGACGCCTTTAAACATGCTGGCGAATACGCTCCCGCTCTCGCAGGCCTTTCTTACGATGCCATCAAGAGTACAGGCAAACTCCTCGAAGGAGGTGAAGCATAATGGATATTATTGAATCCAAGACCTGGGTGGAATGGCTCATCACTATCGGAAAGTTCGCTTTCTGCTTTGTGCCGGTCCTTTACATCCTGTTGCTTATTCCTATGGAACGCCGCGGCGCTGGCTTTATGCAAGACCGTCAGGGTCCCAACCGTTCCTATATCAAGATTCCCTATTTCGGAAAGATCCGTTTGCTGGGGTATGTGCAGAACATGTGCGACGGCACCAAGCTGTTCTTCAAGGAAATGTTCGCTCCCAAGGGCGCAAACAAGTTCTTGTACTACGTGGCGCCTGCTATTCCTTTCGCTATCGTTTTCTTAAGCCCCTGCGTGATTCCCTGGTTTGGTCCCATGGTCTTTGAATGGGGTGGCAAGACGGTCCGCATTGCGGGCTCCATCGTGGATTCCGACGTGGGCGTGCTCCTGCTGTTCGGGCTTTCGTCCCTTTCGGCTTACGGTGCCGTGTTGGCCGGTTGGGCGTCCAAGTCCAAGTATAGCTTCTTGGGAGCGCTCCGTACCAGTTCCATGACCATCAGCTACGAAGTCTGTCTCGGTCTTTCCATGATGGGCATCTTGCTCCTTGCAGGCTCCTTCAACCTAACCGATATCGTGAACTGGCAGGAACACCACGCCTGGGGCATTGTGGTCCAGCCGGTGGCCTTCTTCTGCTTCCTCATCGCAAGCATCGCCGAAACGGGCCGCGCTCCCTTTGACGTGGCCGAAGGCGAACCCGAACTGGTTGCCGGTTACCATACCGAATATGGTGCCATGCAGTTCGGCCTGTTCTACATGGGTGAATACTCCCACATCTGCATCAACAGCTTCCTCATCGCGACCCTCTTTTTGGGCGGCTACTCCGTGCCTTTCGTGACGACGGAAACCATGCAGGCCCACATGGGAGGCTCTCTCGCCATCCTCTTTGGCGTGCTCGCCTTCCTCGCTCTTGCGTTCCTCCACTTGATTTACCGCTATTCCGCAAAGCTTGCCAAGCGTGCCCAGTCCAACAAGATGGAAATCTTGCAGGAATACAAGCTTTACAAGCTCGTCGCCTGGGTGGCCGTCGTGGTGTTTGTCGCCCTGGGTGCTTGTGCCTGGCTGTTCTACAATCCCGCGAACTTCGTGGTGAACGGCTTTGCCGTGGGTAGCCTTGCGACAGCCGTGGGTACGGCCCTTATCCACTTGCTGGTGCTTGTGGTCAAGAGCGTGTTTTTCTGCTGGGTGTGGATCTGGGTCCGCTGGACTCTGCCTCGCTTCCGCTATGACCACGTGATGCATCTCGGCTGGAAGATTATCTTGAATATCGCCCTCATTAACCTCGTGGTGACAGCGGTCATCGCCAAACTCGTAGGGGGTAACTAATGCGCGTTATTAGACAGAAACCCATGACCCTGGGTGAACGCCTCTATATCTTTGAGGCCATTCGCGGTCTGTGGACAACTCTCAAGCACGCTGCCCGCGGTCTTTTCGACTACGACAGCCTGCCTACCATCTCTTACCCCGAAGGTCAGCCCGAAGTGCGCAACACCTACCGTGCCAAGCACCGCCTGATGCTTCGCCCCGACGGGACTCCCCGTTGCGTGGCCTGCGGCATGTGCGCTGCGGCTTGCCCTGCTCACTGCATCTTTATCGAGGCTACTCAGAGTGACGACCCCCGTATCGAAAAGCGGGTGATGCGTTTTGACATCGACCACCTGACCTGCGTGTTCTGCGGTCTCTGCGTCGAGGCCTGTCCGGTAGATGCGCTCCGCATGGATACCAAGGTAATCAGTTTCGAACATCGCACCCGCGACGAATTTGTATCCAGTCTTTTCGATTTGACCAACTGGAATCCTGCCGACTATCCCGAAGACGAGCAGAGCCAGAAGGCTCCTGGCGGGACTCTGAACAAGCAGGCTCTGGAAACCTGGGGAATGGAGGTTAAGTAATGCTCGCTCTCGTTTACTTTATTATTCTCGCCGTGATTGCCGTAGGGGCCGCCCTTTGCGTGCTCCTTTCCAGGCATCCTCTGTACGGCGCTCTTTCCCTGGTGGTGTCCATGGTCTCCCTGGCCGGCATCTACGGCCTTGTAGGCAGCCCCTTCTTGGGAGTTGTCCAGATTATGGTCTATGCGGGCGCTATCATGATGCTCGTGACCTTTGTGATTATGGTCTTAAACGGTGCCAAGGATAAGCGGACTCCCATGTTCGACGGGGTGTCTTTCTTTATTATCCCCGCCGTTCTGGTTCTTGCCGCCATGGTGGGCTTTGCCTTGCTGCGTTCCACTATGACATTTGATTCTGCAACTGTGGCAGGTTCCGTGAAGGTGACTTCGGAAACTCTGTTCAACATGGCCTCTACGGGCCCCGGGTATTTCCTTTTGTTCGAGGTGATTGGCGTGCTGTTGCTTTCGGCGATGGTGGCGGCCATCTTCCTTGCCAAGAGACACCTTGGTTCTGTGATTAGCGAAAATACGGAGGATAAGCACTGATGGAACTCCAACCGTTATACATCCAGATTCTTGCCCTGGTGATTTTCGCCATCGGCATCATCGTCGCCGTTGCCCGCCGCAACCTGTTCTTTGTGCTCATGGGCGTAGAACTGGCCCTGAATGCCGTGAACCTCTCCTTTGTGGGCTTTGCAAAGACGCTTCCTGCAGAGGCTAGCGTTACGGGTCAGATTGTGCCGCTGTTCTCCATAGCGGTGGCGGCGGCCGAGGCCTGCGTGGGCTTTGCCATGGTCATCATGATTTTCCGTAACAAGGAAAGCGTTGATGCGGATTCTTATTCGGATATGAAGGGGTAGGCTATGACACATTTACCACTTTGGTTTATTCCTCTTTTCCCCCTGATCGGTACCATCCTTCTGGGAACCATCGCCGTGGTTTCTTCGGGCGCAAAGAAGGGCCCCTCCGAAGGTCTCGTCGGGACTCTTGCGGTGTTGTTCCCGGCGCTCTCCTTTGCCGTGGTGGCAATCCTTGCCTGCAGCATGCCCGAGGCCGGGTTCAGGGAAACCCTCTGCAACTGGATTGATATTCCCCTGTTTCGGGCGGATATCGGTTTCCTGTTCGACGGACTTTCCCGCATCATGCTCCTGTTCGTCACGGGAATCGGCTCCCTCATCGCCATGTACTCCATCGGTTACATGCACGGCGACCGTGGCTTTGCCAGGTTCTTCGCCTACATCAACCTGTTCCTGTTCAGCATGGTGGTGTTGGTGCTTGCCGACAGCCTGCTTCTCACCTTCCTCGGTTGGGAAGGCGTGGGCCTCTGCTCTTACCTGCTTATCGGCTTCTGGAATCAGGATATCAAGAACTGCAAGGCGGCAAACAAGGCCTTTATCGTGAACCGCGTGGGCGATATCGGGTTCTTGTTGGGCATGCTTACCCTTGTGACTATCGGTGGCTCCAGCCTGTTGAACTACGACGGCCTTGCCGCTTTCATCAACATGGTGATTGGTGCCGGCGAAGTTGTGGAACTGGTTCTGCCCCTTTCTCTTGCAGGACTCCTCTTCTTTATCGGTTGCACTGGCAAGTCGGCCCAGATTCCCCTGTTGACCTGGCTTCCCGACGCCATGGCGGGTCCGACCCCCGTGTCCGCTCTTATTCATGCGGCCACCATGGTGACCAGCGGCGTTTACCTGCTGGCCCGTCTCTCGATGATGTTCTGCCTGCTGGAGCATGTGCTCTTGATTATCGTTTTCGTGGGCATGTTCACGGCCCTCTGGGCGGCCATTGCGGGCCTTCTGCAAAACGACATCAAGAAGGTTCTGGCCTACTCGACAATTTCCCAGTTGGGCTACATGTTCATGGCGGCAGGCGTCTGTGCCTTTGATGCTTCTATTTTCCATGTGTTCACCCACGCCTTCTTCAAGGCGGCCTTGTTCCTTGGAGCCGGTGCGGTTATCCATTCCCTCGCTGGGGAGCAGGATATGCGCCGTATGGGCGGGCTTATCAACAAGACTCCCGTGACGGCCTGCGTCATGATTTTTGCCTTCCTCGCCATTGTCGGGTTCCCCGGCTTTGCGGGCTTCTGGTCCAAGGACTTGATTCTGGAACGCATTTTCGTGAGTGGCCCCATTCTTGGCCCCATCGTCTATGTGGTGGGTCTTGCCACGGCGGTGATTACCGCGGTCTATATGGGACGCCTGATTATCATGACCTTCTTTGGCAAATATCGCGGTGATAAGGAAACCGAGGAACATATCCACGAGGCTCCGGCGGTGATGCTGTTCCCCATGGTGATTCTCGCCTTCGGTGCTATCTTCTCCGGCTATCTGTGGGCTGATTCCATTGGCCTTACCTTCTTCCGCGACAGCATGGCTTCTGTGGTGGGTCACGCCCAGGCTCTTTACCTGGCGGCAAATCCTGCCGCTCACGTGAACCCGGTTATCTTTGCCGCTCTTGGCACGCTGGCTGCCCTCGGCGGTATGTATATCGCCTGGAAGGTATTTAGCCGCGCCCGTATCATCGGTGTCAAGGGAGCCTCTACGGTTCCCGAAGGCAGCGCCGCTTCCTGGACGTTCCTTTGGGACTATATCCACTGCGCATTTATTGCCGGTGTGAACATTCTGGCCTGGTTCTGCGACGTGGTGGTGGAAAAGGTACTGCAGGCAATCCAGTGGACCCTTGCCGCCATCGTCGAAATCCTCGGCGACGGGGCGTCTATCCTCCAGGTCCGCAAGGTTCGTCTCCAGCTCTCGTTTAGCGTTGCAGGGGTTGCACTCCTTGTAATGCTGGTCATTTTCTCGGGAGGACTCGTCTAATGTTGTTAAATCTTCTCGTTATCGCGCCCTTTGTTGCCGCCATCCTGATGGTGCTCAACTCCAAGGAAGACTCCAGCGCGTCTTCTCGCATGGCAATCCTCATGGGTGTGGCCTTTGCGGTTATGTCCGTGGCCTTGATTGTCACGGGTAACCAGGCGACCACCCCTGTGGAATGGTTCCACATTCCGGGAACCCGCGGTCCGGTTTACTACTACCTCTACGCCCACGGTCTGGGTGCCTGGATGGTGTTCCTTTCTTGTGGTCTCTCCTTAGTTGCTCTGATTTCTGCCCGTAGCATTACGGGCAAGAGCTACCGCAATTTCGCCATCGGCATCTTCGCCTTGATGGGCGCCATGAACGGAACCTTCCTTGCGGCAGACGCCGTGCTGTTCTTCTTCTTCTTCGAAGCCATGGTGATTCCTGCGGCAATCCTGATTGCGGCTTTCGGTGGCGAAAAGAGGACTACGGCGGCCATGACCTTTGCCATCTACACTCTGGTGGGCTCTGCTCCCATGATGGTGGCCCTCTGGTACTTGCTGACCATAGCCGACAACTCCCTGTTGCTCTCTATGGCGGTGGCTGTCCAGAGTTTGCCTGCAGATACCCAGACCCTGGTGATGCTCAGCTTCTTGCTTGCCTTCTTGGTGAAGACTCCTATCTTCCCCTTCCATGGTTGGCAAGCCATTACCTATGCCGAAGCTCCTGCACCTCTGTCTGCAATCCTTACGGGTGCCATGAGCAAGGCGGGCGTGTTCGGCTTTATCGCCTGGGTCTTGCCCATATTCCCCATGAACTTGAATTACATTTCTGGCCTTATGTGGCTTGGCCTCGGTACGGCGATTTATGGAGCCCTCATGGCGCTCCGGGCTACCGACGGCAAGAGGCTCTTGGCCTATAGTTCCATGAGCCACCTGGGCTTTGCGGTGGCAGGTGTCTTCAGCCTTTCCGAAGCCATGCTCCCCGCGGTGTTGGTGCTTCTGGTGGCCCACGGTATCTCTGCCGGTGTCCAGTATTTCTTGATGGGCGTTGCCGAACGCATGACCGGCACCCGCAACATCAACGAAATGGGCGGTCTTTCTTCAAAGAATCCCGTGTTCAGTTTCCTCTTCGGTGCGGCTGGCGTCATGGCTCTTGCCGTTCCCGGTACTGCCGGATTCGTGGGCGAATTTACAGTGCTCCTTTCCCTGTGGGATTTGGGACCCCTGCCTGCATTGGTGGGCGGTTTCTGCCTGATTCTTTCGGCCACTTACGTGCTCCGCTTTGTCCAGAAGGTTATCTTCGGCAAGCCCGCCCGTGAGTACCAGGAAGGTACAAGGACCACGGCTCTGGAAGGGGTTGCCTTCGGTTCCATGCTGGCGCTGCTTCTGGCCTTCGGTCTGCACCCCGCATTCGTGACCAATTCCTTGCACCTGTTCGACGAGGGAATTACCGAAGAATCGACGACGGAAGTTGTAGAGGAGGTTACAGAACCTGCAGAACAGCCCATGACTGCCGAAGAGTTGCGGGAACTGGATTCCACTCTTGCCGCTTCTGGTTTTACGGAAGAAGAACGCAAGGCCTTGCTTGCCCAGATCCAGTCTGAAACCCTGGCTGTAGATTCTGCGGTGGCCGCTTCTGAAGCGGAGGAGCAATCGGCTGTAGTGGGTACGGATTCTTCTGCGGCAGGGGTTGAACAGCCTGCGGTAGAAACTGAAAAGACGGAGGCATCCGAAAATGAGTAATTACATCAATCTTATGCCGGTGATCCTTGTGATTCTCGGGGCCATAGTTTCCATTGCCGCGGAACCCTTTATCAAGGACGAAAACAAGCACAAGGTTTTGCCGTGGTCAGCTGCATTCTTCGTGGCGCTTGCCATGGTGTCTTGTGCGCTTCTTTCTCCGGATACGCTTTTCAACCTGTTTGCCATGGATCCTGTCCGTCGACTGTTGACGGGAGCGGTTCTCTTCTGTTCTCTTCTTGGAATTTCTGGTATCCAGTGGACTCTGGGTCACGAAAAACATAAGGGCGGCGAACCCTACGGTCTCATGCTTTTGGCTACGGGCGGAGCCTTGCTCATGATCCAGGCCATCGATTATTTGGCCTTGTTCATCGCCATGGAACTGACCTCTTTCCCGGTGTACGCCCTGGTGGGGCTCCGTCGCAGGAACACCAATTCGGCTGAAGGCGTGTTCAAGTATTTTGTGTCGGGAGCCATTTTCAGCGCCATTTTCCTGTATGGTGTAGCCATGATTTACGGTGCTACGGGAACCACCAGCTTCTATTCAAGCTGCATTTTGTGGCGTGAACCGCTCTACGCTATCGGTGTACTGATGGTGCTTTTCGGCGTGCTGTTCAAGGCGGGTGCCGCTCCGGTTCACTACTGGGTGGCCGACGTCTATACCGGTGCCGCCGTGGCCGTTACAGGCTTTATGGCTGCCGTCGTGAAGGTGGCCGCTCTTGCTGCTCTCGGCTCTATCTGGCTCTCTGTGCTGGTGACCAAGGCTTCGTCCGCTCCTGCCTGGAATTTGGCCGAACCGGTGACCATTGATTCCCAGTCCGAATCCCTGGGCGTGATGGTAATGATTGTTGCTATTCTATCCATAGCAATTGGAGCTTTTGGAGGTCTTGCGCAAAAATCCATCCGCCGCATTTTGGCGTTCTCCGCCGTGATGAATGCGGGCTTCATCTTGATTGGGTTGTTGTTGCCCGATTACTTGGTTTCTGGCAGGGTGCAATTTGGCCCCATGTTCTATTTCTTGATTACCTACGCCGTGGCCTCTGCCGGTGCTCTTACCGGGGTTGCTTATTTGGCGGGTAAAGACGACAAGAACGAAACCTTAGATGACTTGCAGGGTGCAGGCCGTAGGCGTCCTTTCGTGTCGCTGGCGGTGGCTGTGTGCCTTGCCTCCTTGGCCGGGCTTCCCCCTGTTGCTGGGTTCCTTGCCAAGTTCGTGCTCTTTACGGGGGCTTTCTCTGCGGACATGTCCTGGATTGCAGTGACGGGCTTTGGCTTTTCCTTGGTGGCTGCGGCCTACTACCTGCGCATTGCCTATGTGCTGTTTGCGCCTGCCAAGAAAACCTGCGAATGTAAGTGCCAGTGTGCGGACAATGCGGTCTTTGGCTATATGCTGAAGTTTACCGTGGCAGTTGCGGCCGCGGCCTTGCTGGTGATGGGAGTGTTCCCGAGCCTCGCTCTGCTGTAATTAAAGGATAGAGTGCGTTTTACCACTCCGGTCCTGGTGCCGGAGTTCTTTTTTTTATCTGGATGTTATATATTTGGATTAGAAGTTTTTAAGGGGGGGGGAAGATGATGTATAAAAAAATATCTTCTCGACTGGTTTTCTTTTTTTGCGTTATTTCGGTGATATCGTTGTTTACCGCTTGTGGTGGGGACAACGGGAGTAGTGCCGACGAACAGGAGTCGTTGCAGTCTAGCGACGCCTCCGTAATTGATGACGAATCTTCTTCTTCTGTTGAAAAGAATGCGGAATCAAAATCGTCTAGCAGTTTCGCCGAGAGCGAGGATTCTTCGTCTTCAGAAGAGAATGTTGATCCCGAAGCCATTCCCACTTCCATGGAAGGTGTAAACGGCTACATGCAAAAGGGACCGTTCTTGAGCGGTTCCAAAGTTCGAGTTTTGGAACTGGAAAGTGGACGTACTTTGAACCAGACGGGTCTCAACTTTGAAACCAAAATCCAGACGGATGACGGAAAGTTTAAGCTCAATGCCCGTACCATGGTGAGTCAGTACGTGGAACTTCACGCCGATGGTTATTACCGTAACGAGGTTTCGGGAAAGGAATCCGAGGCCCCCATTACCCTGTATGCCATTACCGATGTTCGCAAACGTGATGGAGGTCTGGTGAATATCAACCTGCTTACGCACTTGGAATTCCAGCGCGTAGTCTACCTGGTCAAAGAAAAGAAGATGAAGGTGTACAAGGCCAAGGCTCAAGCCCAACAAGAGGTTCTTGCCATGCTGGACATCACGGGCAGCGAGGGATTTGCCAGTTCTGAAGACTTGAACATTGTGGGAACCTCTGAAGCAGATGGCGCTTTGCTTGCCTTCTCCGTCATGTTCCAGGGAGACCGCTCCGTGGCAAAACTAACGTCTTTGCTCCAAAGTGTGGTGAACGATTTGGAAGAAGATGGCAAATGGGATGATGAAGCTGTCAGGACGGAGATTGCGGACTGGGCGGAAACGCAGGACCATGAGGGTTATTTGGATTCTATCCGCAAGCATGTTGCCGACTGGAAACTGGGCCCTGTTCCAAATTTTGAAAAGTACGTGCGCCATTTCTGGTATTCCAACTATAGGTTGGGGGTATGTTCTACAGAAAATAGAGGTGAGATCCTGAAAAATGGCAACAGGCAGAGTACCAAGAAGGCAATGTATTTCGTTTGTGAAGACAACGCCTGGAGGGAAATGACCGATTTTGAGAAGGATACCTATGACTATGTAAACGAAAGTCCTTGGATCGCCGGCTTTACAGGAGAGGTCCGCAAGGGCGCTGTATCGAACAACTACTATGCCTATGATGGAGAAAAATGGCGCGAGGCCACGGAAGATGAACGAGAAATGTACGACTATGTGAACAACAAGTCCTGGAACGCTGGAGAATATGGAGAACGGAAGAATGGTGCAGTGACGGATACGCTGGTCTACATTTTTGACGGGGCCTGGCGCAAGGCGACAAAATATGAAGCCCTGTGGGGGCTTTGTGACGAGTCCCAAAATGGCAACAGTTATGATGGTGAACATGTCTGTAGTGATGGAGAATGGAAGGAAAAAGCAATAGTTGCTGGATCACTTTGGAATATGAATCCCGAACGGTTCTATCAAGTTCAGACGCCGGAAGTGGTGGAGTGTACTGGCGGTGACCCTGGAGCAATGGATGACTACGGTGCGTCTTGTTTCCAAAACACGGAGGGCTGGTGGTTTGCTTATGATGGTACTGAAGAAAATCCGGGAACAGAGGCTAGTTTTACTC from Fibrobacter sp. encodes the following:
- a CDS encoding NAD(P)H-dependent oxidoreductase subunit E, whose product is KALNIKTGETTPDGLFTILQVECLGSCGNGPMMLVNDDFATDVEGDQLVMKPGTTLTTDSIDRILKWCYAHEDNMPKHDVLGGIVKGHSGHPGAPGAKAKPQVADYAPPSPVLNVKAEADDAGATLTWKGAPEFTKLVVEKKNGTKWDAVGEPGVKDKSFLDANGKVGDVYRMIATSGERTAKPSKEATATQKPAPVEEAK
- the nuoF gene encoding NADH-quinone oxidoreductase subunit NuoF; translated protein: MAECVKVCTANFGKGAQDIEVYKKLGGYANISEKLFNMSQFELIDYVQRSNLRGRGGAGFPTGMKWSFVPRNSGKPVYIVVNADEGEGGTFKDHFLMLEDPHRLIEGLIIAGWALGSRAAYIYCRGEFLPCIESINKALNQAYAAGYLGENIMGTKFCFDIFVHRGAGAYICGEETALINSLEGQKGQPRLKPPFPAVSGAWKSPTCVNNVETIMALPWILSHEPEEYAKMGTPRAGGTKVFCISGDVKNPGVYEAPLGTPMMTMINDYAGGVVGGKLKAVLPGGSSCAPLTAEEAAVATMDYECLASMKTMFGSGAMIVINDTHNMVDLLNCLGNFYSHESCGQCTPCREGTGLLHRMLNLIVEGKGHDGDVELMQSLCGGFGGVTICPLSISLGGPVSSYTAKFRADFDEYIAKNPDHAKPRVQETYRPGIFW
- a CDS encoding (2Fe-2S)-binding protein, translating into MSNYYNMPKLPTENSPKVEIFVDDKPVMVPGDTNLLEALKAVGIETPHVCYHPFLPVSGNCRQCLVEQEGPRGRMLVIACYTPVAPGMKIYTPASSARVKNARKATQEFMLVNHPLDCPICDKAGECTLQENYMEAGQNESRMRPEYGKNYHGNPAHQFIDAKGQLRGGKHVDLGPRVLLDEERCVQCDRCVRFMRSIAGSEQLQLAGRADHTYITTFPGEKLDHEYDLCVTDVCPVGAMTAKYFRFQKRVWLLSHTPTVSMDDSLGANIWLDHADGRIYRVMPRCNPEVNRSWLSNTSRLAFQNFDKNRLPFMGFHVIQNLVSGVKAEGGKIALAAGGTCTIEDLAALRMLKDSLGDSAELFGGTFKKVGSPDGIAMSGDPMANRAGFKLMGVPENNLADLTKRAGEFKLLLTVNLDIFGEDASQASALEKIQNRVVLSAFNDETAAHGTLSCGVRHWSEVQGTMVNSLNILQKLNACPVCPDEKIRPAYEILSELAGCKFESAADAFKHAGEYAPALAGLSYDAIKSTGKLLEGGEA
- a CDS encoding NADH-quinone oxidoreductase subunit H, with product MDIIESKTWVEWLITIGKFAFCFVPVLYILLLIPMERRGAGFMQDRQGPNRSYIKIPYFGKIRLLGYVQNMCDGTKLFFKEMFAPKGANKFLYYVAPAIPFAIVFLSPCVIPWFGPMVFEWGGKTVRIAGSIVDSDVGVLLLFGLSSLSAYGAVLAGWASKSKYSFLGALRTSSMTISYEVCLGLSMMGILLLAGSFNLTDIVNWQEHHAWGIVVQPVAFFCFLIASIAETGRAPFDVAEGEPELVAGYHTEYGAMQFGLFYMGEYSHICINSFLIATLFLGGYSVPFVTTETMQAHMGGSLAILFGVLAFLALAFLHLIYRYSAKLAKRAQSNKMEILQEYKLYKLVAWVAVVVFVALGACAWLFYNPANFVVNGFAVGSLATAVGTALIHLLVLVVKSVFFCWVWIWVRWTLPRFRYDHVMHLGWKIILNIALINLVVTAVIAKLVGGN
- a CDS encoding NADH-quinone oxidoreductase subunit I; translation: MRVIRQKPMTLGERLYIFEAIRGLWTTLKHAARGLFDYDSLPTISYPEGQPEVRNTYRAKHRLMLRPDGTPRCVACGMCAAACPAHCIFIEATQSDDPRIEKRVMRFDIDHLTCVFCGLCVEACPVDALRMDTKVISFEHRTRDEFVSSLFDLTNWNPADYPEDEQSQKAPGGTLNKQALETWGMEVK
- a CDS encoding NADH-quinone oxidoreductase subunit J; this translates as MLALVYFIILAVIAVGAALCVLLSRHPLYGALSLVVSMVSLAGIYGLVGSPFLGVVQIMVYAGAIMMLVTFVIMVLNGAKDKRTPMFDGVSFFIIPAVLVLAAMVGFALLRSTMTFDSATVAGSVKVTSETLFNMASTGPGYFLLFEVIGVLLLSAMVAAIFLAKRHLGSVISENTEDKH
- the nuoK gene encoding NADH-quinone oxidoreductase subunit NuoK, with amino-acid sequence MELQPLYIQILALVIFAIGIIVAVARRNLFFVLMGVELALNAVNLSFVGFAKTLPAEASVTGQIVPLFSIAVAAAEACVGFAMVIMIFRNKESVDADSYSDMKG